From candidate division KSB1 bacterium, the proteins below share one genomic window:
- a CDS encoding chemotaxis protein CheW translates to MSRELLQSRPFLIFEAEGRLLAVRSESVRAVLGHREYEPAAVGRDGGFVGTICVRNEQIPVLDLRAYGVDEPPDPLCVYIVTDVGGQLVALLVDEVVDVACGVPSASCLDLGSGIRADVVEVETLIGARVHGRSGQEVIQPAEEMASAVPVGR, encoded by the coding sequence ATGAGCCGAGAGCTCCTGCAATCCCGGCCCTTCTTGATTTTTGAGGCCGAAGGGAGGTTGCTTGCTGTTCGCAGCGAGTCGGTACGCGCCGTTCTCGGCCACCGCGAGTACGAGCCAGCCGCCGTGGGTCGCGATGGCGGATTCGTGGGCACGATCTGCGTACGGAATGAGCAAATTCCGGTGCTAGACCTCCGGGCCTACGGGGTGGACGAACCCCCCGATCCTCTGTGCGTCTACATCGTAACGGACGTCGGAGGCCAGCTCGTTGCCCTGCTCGTCGACGAGGTGGTGGACGTGGCCTGTGGGGTACCCTCCGCCTCCTGTCTGGATCTCGGATCGGGGATCCGGGCCGACGTCGTGGAGGTGGAAACGCTGATAGGCGCGCGCGTGCACGGCCGGAGCGGACAGGAGGTCATCCAGCCTGCCGAGGAGATGGCCAGTGCTGTCCCCGTCGGTCGCTGA
- a CDS encoding glycosyltransferase family 4 protein, whose amino-acid sequence MEREMEAVWERASAASPTVVLQVVESLAVGGAERLAVEVANWLRPPLYESHLVCTHGSGPLEKRLSPHVHLFCLHRTSRANLSSFWLFGRYASRAGAHIVHSHGHFTAYFCGLARLLTGGRWLHIFHDHNVLPGQGVLLTAGDRVFLRRLDAHLVVNERLLQRAKRLGLVPRHRCFYVPNGVFSESDLQGTPLGRRAPNSGPPILVQVANVRPVKDQLMAVHAAAVLRSNYGPFRWWLVGSLESDPAYTRRVAEEIHRLGLEDCVQLLGAREDVPSLLRSASVGVLTSRAEGLPLALLEYMGAGLPVVVTDAGHCRTVVEEAKAGFVVPPGDVEGLASRIAWILRHPNEATEMGRRGQELVLARYTIDRTVEAVLRIYDELLSDRRGQHWPSPRQAG is encoded by the coding sequence ATGGAAAGGGAGATGGAAGCCGTCTGGGAGCGAGCCTCGGCTGCTTCCCCCACCGTCGTCCTGCAGGTCGTAGAAAGCCTGGCCGTGGGCGGTGCCGAACGACTAGCGGTGGAGGTGGCGAACTGGCTCCGACCGCCGCTTTACGAAAGCCACCTGGTGTGCACGCACGGCAGCGGCCCGCTGGAAAAGAGGCTTTCCCCCCACGTGCACCTTTTCTGTCTGCACCGCACCTCGCGGGCCAATCTCTCAAGCTTCTGGCTGTTTGGCCGGTACGCGTCGCGCGCAGGAGCTCACATCGTCCATTCCCACGGACACTTCACCGCGTACTTCTGCGGGTTGGCCCGCCTGCTTACCGGAGGCCGGTGGCTGCACATCTTCCACGACCACAACGTCCTACCCGGCCAGGGCGTGCTGCTTACGGCCGGTGATCGCGTTTTCCTTCGCCGGCTGGATGCGCATCTGGTCGTAAATGAGAGGCTGTTGCAGAGGGCCAAGCGCCTGGGCCTGGTTCCTCGGCATCGATGCTTCTACGTCCCCAACGGCGTCTTTTCCGAGTCGGACCTTCAGGGGACCCCGCTTGGCCGCCGCGCACCGAACTCGGGGCCTCCGATACTTGTGCAGGTAGCGAACGTGCGCCCGGTAAAGGACCAGCTCATGGCTGTACACGCCGCAGCCGTGCTCAGAAGCAACTACGGTCCGTTCCGCTGGTGGCTGGTGGGCTCGCTGGAATCGGATCCCGCCTACACCCGGCGGGTCGCCGAGGAGATCCACAGGCTGGGGCTTGAGGACTGCGTGCAGCTACTGGGTGCTCGCGAGGACGTCCCTTCCCTTTTGCGCTCAGCGTCGGTGGGCGTTCTCACGTCTCGTGCCGAAGGTCTGCCACTTGCCCTTCTCGAATATATGGGGGCTGGACTGCCTGTCGTCGTGACCGACGCTGGCCATTGCCGAACCGTGGTCGAGGAGGCGAAGGCGGGTTTTGTGGTGCCGCCCGGGGATGTGGAAGGATTGGCCTCGCGTATCGCCTGGATTCTTCGCCACCCGAACGAGGCGACCGAGATGGGGAGACGCGGTCAGGAGCTGGTGCTCGCCCGCTACACGATCGACCGCACGGTGGAGGCCGTCTTGCGCATCTACGACGAGCTCCTCAGCGACCGACGGGGACAGCACTGGCCATCTCCTCGGCAGGCTGGATGA
- a CDS encoding O-antigen ligase family protein, which translates to MNVASWIQFHPVLALRWPSLPAIELAVALLCLVGLVGWLAIRQPAWILYGLVFLELTHLDFLLPETRPISVSLALEGILAAGLMIHWIATGASLRVAWPQTVLLNVYVLMACLSSFLVAPSTVDLNGRLVIKDLLVRWFTIMAITQLVATDQDREKAYGLLLISAAVLVGLSLGKLALTGTNWRSRELPPWVTGPILLRANAPGVHTDNLACELVMMFPLLFSYLASPGKSGLKVLSALLTPLFFLNIILTYSRTGFLVLGVAVLGTLFYRRGWGKALVVVVVALAVGLLAPQAFWQRMATIVTDREGSSRIFLYAAAIRMIKASPLWGVGYGGFQHLVNQYYPLPTGTVSGSPHNIYLDVWAETGILALLVFLALLATSIAALHRLRRELVSLSALESRLFALELALLIFALAGLTTPLLLDPVFHVILGLALSAIAARRLRETKLEARAETCPHREIEPRSYVSRPGIDS; encoded by the coding sequence ATGAACGTGGCGTCCTGGATCCAGTTCCACCCCGTTCTGGCCCTCCGCTGGCCTTCGCTGCCCGCGATTGAGTTAGCGGTGGCATTGCTTTGCCTTGTGGGCCTGGTTGGCTGGCTCGCCATCCGGCAACCTGCGTGGATCCTCTACGGCCTGGTCTTTCTCGAGCTTACCCACCTGGACTTCTTGCTTCCGGAAACGCGGCCCATTTCGGTCAGTCTCGCTTTGGAAGGGATCCTGGCCGCAGGACTCATGATTCATTGGATCGCCACAGGCGCGTCTTTACGTGTCGCCTGGCCGCAGACCGTTCTCCTGAATGTGTACGTGCTCATGGCCTGCCTCTCGTCGTTCTTGGTGGCCCCGTCGACGGTCGACCTTAACGGGCGCCTGGTGATCAAGGACCTCCTGGTCCGGTGGTTTACGATCATGGCCATCACGCAGCTTGTGGCCACGGATCAGGATCGCGAAAAGGCCTACGGGCTCCTCCTGATCAGCGCCGCCGTGCTCGTAGGCCTAAGCCTGGGTAAGCTGGCGCTCACGGGCACCAACTGGCGTAGCCGCGAGCTACCGCCGTGGGTCACGGGACCGATCCTCTTGCGCGCCAACGCACCCGGCGTCCACACAGACAACCTCGCCTGTGAACTGGTGATGATGTTTCCGCTGCTCTTCTCTTACCTCGCTTCGCCCGGAAAGAGCGGCTTGAAGGTCCTGTCCGCTCTACTTACGCCGCTCTTCTTTCTGAACATCATCCTGACGTATTCCCGTACAGGGTTTCTTGTGCTCGGGGTGGCTGTCCTGGGGACCCTATTCTATCGGCGTGGGTGGGGAAAGGCCTTGGTCGTTGTGGTCGTGGCATTGGCCGTCGGGCTATTGGCGCCCCAGGCCTTCTGGCAGCGAATGGCCACCATCGTTACGGATCGCGAAGGGTCCAGCCGTATCTTCCTCTACGCCGCGGCCATCCGGATGATCAAGGCGTCACCCCTGTGGGGCGTCGGCTATGGGGGCTTCCAGCATCTCGTGAACCAGTACTATCCTCTCCCGACCGGAACGGTCAGCGGAAGCCCCCACAACATCTACCTGGACGTGTGGGCGGAAACCGGAATCCTCGCGCTTCTGGTCTTCTTGGCCCTTCTGGCCACGAGCATCGCGGCTCTACACCGCCTGCGGAGGGAGCTCGTTAGCCTATCCGCGCTCGAGAGCCGTCTCTTTGCTCTGGAGTTGGCGCTTTTGATCTTCGCTTTGGCCGGTTTGACCACTCCCCTGCTGCTGGACCCCGTGTTCCACGTCATTTTGGGGCTGGCCTTGTCGGCGATCGCGGCGCGACGCCTCCGCGAGACGAAGCTCGAGGCACGGGCAGAAACTTGTCCACATAGGGAGATTGAACCGAGATCCTACGTCTCTCGACCGGGCATTGACTCCTGA
- a CDS encoding glycosyltransferase family 4 protein, whose product MGRTNSILIYSENFYPRIGGAELQLWRLGRALATMGTQVTVVTLWNDRALPLREALEGMTIYRLPYPQRRVLDSLVVPWRLSAYLLQNARDFSVLHVQGIGLAGAVALIVSRLLGKQTCFAVMGSEELYVRESTRVPKPVLFKLYALAHHAVAINRQSRDYLIDRGIRAERIHVIPYGVDTTVFHPRRPSEEMTDPAVIFVGRLVPLKGLRYLLEGWPHVLRRVPGARLLMVGDGPFRPELEELARALDIEDSVQFLGAQRDVQRFLRLAEVAVLPSLSEGLPNSLLEAMACGLAVVASRLPGVSELIEDGKNGLLVEPGNTKALAEALITVLTNAPLRRALGARAAETVRREYSLERMVNAFASLYHLV is encoded by the coding sequence ATGGGAAGGACGAACAGTATTCTGATCTACTCCGAGAATTTCTACCCCCGGATCGGCGGCGCGGAGTTGCAGCTTTGGCGGCTGGGTCGGGCTCTGGCTACCATGGGGACCCAAGTCACAGTAGTCACCCTGTGGAACGACAGGGCCCTGCCCCTTCGCGAAGCCCTCGAAGGAATGACTATTTACCGGCTCCCCTATCCGCAGCGTCGCGTCCTGGACTCGCTGGTCGTGCCCTGGCGCCTGTCGGCTTATCTTCTGCAAAATGCCCGGGATTTCAGCGTCCTTCACGTGCAGGGGATCGGGCTCGCCGGAGCGGTTGCTCTGATTGTCTCACGTCTTCTGGGTAAGCAGACCTGTTTCGCAGTGATGGGCTCAGAGGAGCTGTACGTCCGCGAGTCCACGCGCGTACCGAAGCCCGTTCTCTTCAAGCTGTATGCCCTTGCGCACCACGCAGTGGCGATCAACCGCCAGAGCCGGGACTACCTGATCGACAGAGGGATCCGCGCCGAGCGCATTCACGTGATTCCGTACGGTGTGGACACAACCGTCTTCCACCCCCGCCGGCCCTCTGAGGAAATGACGGATCCCGCTGTGATTTTCGTCGGACGACTCGTGCCGCTCAAGGGCCTCCGCTATCTGCTGGAGGGCTGGCCCCACGTGCTCCGCCGGGTACCCGGAGCGCGCCTCCTCATGGTCGGGGACGGACCCTTTCGCCCCGAACTCGAGGAACTCGCTCGCGCCCTGGACATAGAAGACTCCGTGCAGTTCCTGGGCGCGCAGCGCGACGTACAGCGTTTCCTTCGGCTCGCTGAGGTGGCAGTATTGCCTTCCCTCTCGGAAGGACTTCCCAACTCGCTCCTGGAGGCCATGGCCTGCGGGCTGGCCGTTGTAGCTTCGCGCCTTCCCGGGGTTTCGGAGTTGATCGAAGACGGGAAGAACGGACTTCTCGTCGAACCCGGCAACACGAAGGCGCTGGCAGAGGCCCTCATCACCGTCCTCACTAACGCGCCGCTTCGTCGGGCCCTGGGCGCCAGGGCAGCCGAAACGGTGCGAAGGGAGTACAGCCTCGAACGAATGGTGAACGCCTTTGCCTCTCTATATCACCTGGTATGA
- a CDS encoding GNAT family N-acetyltransferase: MTLESYASFLRILGIRSIAAGDLLWVSVGAGFYQAFPVHRPVVPSAWQVRQAMWKGPAVGVRFCAPTDFPLGGSSFVYLIDDRGYDLHHLSANLRSKVRRGLARCRVEPIQEPETLEVEGWPLNVETLTRQGRFRVRTARERWKRVAQSLGKIEGLQAWGARVDGELASLAVTFRVQDCVNLLILRSTLQHRWAYPNNALVFTIVREAFAQPGVTCVSYGEESILGLDSLDVFKTGMGFERRPVRQVLILHPLLRWAKPLVKNRVVEATASRYPDNLVLRKIVGAARWL, encoded by the coding sequence ATGACCTTGGAATCGTACGCCTCCTTCTTGCGGATACTGGGCATAAGATCCATTGCTGCGGGTGACCTGCTCTGGGTATCGGTGGGAGCCGGTTTCTATCAGGCCTTTCCTGTCCATCGACCCGTCGTACCGAGTGCGTGGCAGGTGCGGCAGGCCATGTGGAAAGGGCCGGCGGTAGGTGTGCGGTTCTGTGCCCCGACAGATTTTCCGCTCGGAGGGTCCAGCTTCGTCTACCTGATCGATGACCGGGGCTACGACCTCCATCACCTCTCGGCCAACCTTCGCAGCAAAGTGCGGAGAGGCCTGGCCCGCTGCCGCGTTGAGCCCATTCAAGAGCCCGAAACCCTGGAGGTCGAAGGCTGGCCTCTGAACGTCGAGACGCTGACGCGCCAGGGGCGATTCCGCGTGAGGACAGCTCGCGAACGATGGAAGCGCGTCGCTCAGAGCCTGGGGAAGATCGAAGGCCTGCAAGCCTGGGGAGCCCGCGTGGACGGTGAACTGGCTTCCCTCGCCGTGACCTTTCGCGTCCAGGATTGCGTCAACTTGCTCATCCTCCGCTCTACGCTCCAGCACCGATGGGCCTACCCGAACAATGCTCTGGTCTTCACAATTGTGCGCGAGGCCTTTGCCCAACCCGGTGTCACGTGCGTCTCGTACGGCGAAGAGTCAATCCTCGGGCTCGATAGCCTGGACGTGTTCAAGACGGGAATGGGCTTCGAGAGGCGTCCCGTTCGGCAGGTGCTGATCCTTCACCCGCTTCTCCGGTGGGCCAAGCCCCTGGTGAAAAATCGCGTCGTAGAGGCTACAGCATCCCGCTACCCTGACAACCTTGTGTTGCGGAAGATTGTAGGGGCAGCGCGCTGGCTCTGA
- a CDS encoding right-handed parallel beta-helix repeat-containing protein, whose protein sequence is MGRSFSNSTGSWKELPEAGQKRARVSISRLWGVRAWRKSALVLWVVFAAVQHPGMAADYYVSPGGDDRNPGTFERPFLTVAKAVEVAQPGDVVHIRAGVYSGIRIFPAGGVGRSGTPDRPIVYRAFGDGEAIIRGMVWIEAEYIEFHGLKITNPSGHGVFLCGARTPAGSGSFVTNHIRFVRCEIYECMGIGVLTDYDVHHNEFLYCNVHHNGKRNPPKDGEGQGFYVGGDYNRFIGNEIHDNADNGLQIWASRGWGDDVATPTGNVIVGNKVYRNGFAVNMAGIVVGAACGGDSNLVANNLIYGNRTYGLHIAGSLGKDNRFVNNTIFGNETGIAIYSSAGPNTVVLNNVVFGNPINLTVWRIPDKPDHLSTLVCDYNLWDPSGSFNWVGVSYGNSLAGYVRASGKDQHSFAADPRFVDPQAGDFRLRADSPAIDAGILLPDVESDALGVPRPQGSGPDLGAHEFANGLHVVLTAVGRKGPVPLRVEFFATVVGGSEPYTFVWDFGDGTTAVAGTVAAHLYEEPGHYIVRLQVTDGSGMTGEATLRVEATEALQPRNSLLVREVRLTTGPGLSPVSEIVPGTWYRVQVTLGDSSDWPEFQELVLFLSGPASPMPQAAFDPRSNYGVKVSADGRLWALETPGDSTWTEISGRSGLWVDASRNSFSLDLARGEIQLSVRLLAEAASGRWYILALAQDRSGSWTSARFPITVRDGSEIVAELFAQGPVADSTGRWFYQVLLTTSRPVVRIPAPLFFVDKLGNRHLVTLEGTLPGSTFYGRIWRDDAPEEGWGRFELGPGALADTLGNEGSTILQGQSMLLDWPPKRVANPVATSSAGR, encoded by the coding sequence ATGGGTCGGTCTTTCTCGAATAGCACAGGGTCGTGGAAAGAATTGCCTGAGGCGGGGCAGAAGAGGGCTCGGGTCTCAATCAGCCGGCTGTGGGGCGTCCGTGCGTGGCGGAAGTCAGCGCTGGTACTTTGGGTCGTGTTCGCGGCTGTACAGCATCCGGGAATGGCGGCGGACTATTACGTGAGCCCGGGGGGAGACGACCGGAATCCGGGGACGTTCGAGAGACCGTTCCTCACCGTTGCAAAGGCCGTGGAGGTGGCACAGCCCGGAGACGTCGTGCACATTCGGGCCGGCGTGTATTCGGGAATCCGGATCTTCCCGGCAGGAGGGGTAGGCCGGTCCGGTACGCCAGATCGTCCCATCGTGTACAGGGCCTTCGGCGACGGAGAGGCCATCATCCGGGGCATGGTTTGGATTGAGGCGGAGTACATTGAGTTCCACGGGCTGAAGATCACCAATCCCAGCGGACACGGTGTCTTTCTCTGCGGCGCCCGGACCCCGGCTGGAAGCGGATCATTTGTGACCAATCACATCCGCTTCGTACGCTGCGAGATCTACGAGTGTATGGGCATCGGGGTACTGACGGACTACGACGTTCACCACAACGAGTTCCTCTACTGCAACGTGCACCATAACGGCAAACGCAATCCGCCCAAAGACGGCGAGGGCCAGGGTTTCTACGTGGGCGGGGACTACAATCGCTTTATCGGAAACGAGATCCACGACAATGCCGATAACGGGCTCCAGATCTGGGCCTCACGGGGCTGGGGCGACGACGTGGCCACGCCTACTGGGAACGTGATCGTCGGTAACAAGGTGTACCGAAACGGCTTCGCCGTAAACATGGCGGGCATTGTAGTAGGGGCTGCTTGCGGCGGGGACAGCAACCTCGTAGCCAATAACCTCATCTACGGGAATCGCACGTACGGACTCCACATCGCCGGCAGCCTGGGAAAGGACAATCGCTTCGTGAACAACACGATCTTCGGCAACGAGACTGGCATTGCCATCTACTCCTCGGCAGGGCCGAATACCGTGGTGCTGAACAACGTTGTCTTCGGTAACCCGATCAATCTGACGGTCTGGCGGATCCCAGACAAGCCGGATCACCTGTCGACGCTGGTGTGCGACTACAACCTCTGGGATCCGTCCGGTTCTTTCAACTGGGTCGGGGTATCGTACGGGAACTCGTTGGCCGGCTACGTCAGAGCCAGCGGCAAGGACCAGCACTCTTTCGCTGCCGACCCTCGGTTCGTCGATCCGCAGGCGGGTGACTTTCGGTTGCGTGCCGACAGCCCTGCCATCGATGCCGGTATCCTTCTGCCCGATGTGGAATCGGATGCCCTGGGCGTCCCACGTCCCCAAGGCAGCGGGCCCGACTTGGGTGCTCACGAATTCGCCAACGGTTTACACGTCGTCCTCACCGCCGTCGGCCGTAAGGGCCCTGTTCCGCTTCGCGTAGAATTCTTCGCGACCGTGGTCGGCGGCTCGGAACCCTATACCTTTGTCTGGGATTTCGGCGACGGCACGACGGCCGTTGCGGGAACCGTGGCAGCGCACTTGTACGAGGAGCCAGGTCATTACATCGTCCGTCTCCAGGTGACCGACGGGTCAGGGATGACCGGAGAGGCGACGCTTAGGGTGGAGGCCACGGAGGCTCTCCAACCCAGGAACTCCCTGTTGGTCCGCGAGGTCCGCTTGACGACCGGACCGGGTCTGTCCCCTGTCTCGGAGATCGTCCCCGGCACCTGGTATCGCGTGCAGGTAACGCTGGGCGATTCGTCCGACTGGCCCGAATTCCAGGAGCTCGTCCTCTTCCTCTCGGGACCTGCCTCGCCGATGCCGCAGGCGGCGTTCGATCCCCGCAGCAATTACGGGGTCAAGGTCAGCGCGGACGGCCGCCTCTGGGCTCTGGAGACGCCCGGGGATTCAACATGGACAGAGATCTCGGGTCGGTCGGGCTTGTGGGTGGACGCATCCCGGAACAGCTTTAGCCTCGATCTCGCCCGGGGAGAGATACAGCTCTCCGTGCGCCTCCTGGCAGAAGCCGCTTCGGGCCGGTGGTACATCCTTGCTCTTGCCCAGGATCGCTCGGGAAGCTGGACTTCAGCCCGCTTCCCCATCACCGTGCGCGACGGCTCCGAGATTGTGGCCGAGCTCTTCGCTCAGGGTCCGGTGGCCGACTCGACGGGCCGGTGGTTCTACCAAGTCCTGCTCACAACCTCTCGCCCCGTCGTGCGAATACCGGCCCCGCTCTTCTTCGTGGACAAGCTTGGGAACCGGCACCTCGTGACTCTGGAGGGAACGCTGCCCGGCTCGACTTTCTACGGTAGAATCTGGCGGGACGATGCTCCAGAGGAAGGCTGGGGGCGATTTGAGCTCGGGCCTGGAGCCCTGGCGGATACCCTGGGCAATGAGGGCTCCACGATCCTCCAGGGGCAATCCATGCTTCTCGACTGGCCACCCAAGCGGGTAGCCAATCCAGTAGCCACTTCGTCGGCTGGGCGCTGA
- a CDS encoding DUF3473 domain-containing protein — protein sequence MSQGRPKRQPVPNALTVDVEDWIQSTYDRDAPIGERVVQNTGHLLQLLDELGVRGTFFVQGLVAERFPQLVKEILRRGHELACHGYSHKPVFLQSGEEFVADVARAQNILTDVSGIRPSGYRAPDFSIVPATLWALERLADLGFAYDSSVFPFRGRRYGIPSWESMPKVLTFDGGKHLVEFPLPVLRVGWLQMPFLGGGYSRLFPLWLQIYGIRKLNASGRPAVLYVHPYELNPWEMDSLPIPRFSLLRAQQNAGRSGLERKLRVLLRLFPFAPAGEVLRTLGLLP from the coding sequence TTGTCCCAAGGTAGGCCCAAAAGGCAGCCAGTTCCCAACGCGCTCACCGTCGATGTGGAGGACTGGATCCAGTCGACCTACGATCGCGACGCCCCCATCGGCGAGCGGGTCGTGCAGAACACAGGCCATCTCCTGCAGCTTCTCGATGAGCTCGGGGTAAGGGGAACGTTCTTCGTGCAGGGCCTGGTCGCAGAACGCTTCCCGCAGCTCGTGAAAGAGATCCTTCGCCGCGGGCACGAGCTGGCCTGCCACGGGTACAGCCACAAGCCCGTATTCCTGCAATCCGGCGAGGAGTTCGTTGCGGACGTGGCACGCGCACAGAACATCCTGACGGATGTCTCCGGCATCCGGCCGTCCGGCTACCGGGCTCCGGACTTCTCCATCGTCCCCGCTACCTTGTGGGCCCTGGAACGCCTGGCGGATCTCGGCTTCGCCTACGACTCCAGCGTTTTCCCCTTCCGTGGCCGGAGGTACGGGATTCCCAGTTGGGAATCGATGCCAAAGGTTCTCACCTTCGACGGTGGGAAACATCTGGTGGAATTCCCCCTCCCCGTCCTCCGCGTGGGGTGGCTCCAGATGCCGTTCCTCGGCGGCGGCTACAGCCGCCTCTTCCCCCTCTGGCTCCAGATCTACGGGATTCGGAAGTTGAACGCTTCAGGACGCCCGGCCGTCCTGTACGTACACCCGTACGAGTTGAACCCCTGGGAGATGGACAGTCTGCCGATTCCGCGATTCTCGCTTCTCCGCGCGCAGCAGAATGCCGGGCGCTCTGGCCTCGAGCGGAAGTTACGGGTCCTGCTCCGTCTGTTCCCCTTCGCCCCTGCCGGTGAGGTTCTGCGAACCCTGGGACTCTTGCCATGA
- a CDS encoding glycosyltransferase family 2 protein, producing the protein MIPLPMDANSPMVSVVIPVRNEEATIERCLRSVLDQTYPADRLEVLVVDGRSTDRTREVVQRLAQEDGRVRLIDNPDRITPVARNLGVAQARGEIIAIIDGHCWLAEDFLERGVDCLKKTAADCVGGLLTNVARTDTGRAIALVMNSPLGVGNSASRASQRAGFVDHVSFPLYRREVFDRIGHFDPAMVKNQDDEFNYRLRARGGKIYFSPQIRAYYWVRESLHALWRQYFLYGQFKVEVLRRHPRQMQLRQFLPPAFVAGVIAGVVLSPMWAPARWITGLALTCYAGYVFLGTVSLAKRAPLRVLQRVPLVFATLHFAYGLGFLAGIAKFLVGTRVALSHK; encoded by the coding sequence ATGATCCCCTTACCGATGGACGCGAATTCTCCGATGGTCTCGGTGGTCATTCCCGTTCGCAATGAGGAAGCGACCATCGAGCGTTGCTTGCGGAGTGTCCTCGATCAGACCTATCCGGCGGATCGCCTTGAGGTGCTGGTCGTGGACGGACGTTCCACCGATCGCACGCGCGAGGTCGTCCAGCGCCTCGCCCAGGAGGACGGCCGCGTGAGGCTGATCGACAACCCCGATCGCATTACCCCCGTGGCTCGGAACCTGGGCGTGGCGCAGGCCCGGGGCGAGATCATCGCCATCATCGACGGTCACTGCTGGCTCGCAGAGGACTTCCTCGAAAGAGGGGTCGACTGCCTCAAAAAGACCGCCGCGGACTGCGTCGGCGGCCTCCTCACCAATGTGGCCAGGACGGATACGGGGCGCGCCATTGCCCTGGTGATGAACTCACCCCTCGGGGTCGGCAACTCCGCTTCCCGCGCCTCCCAACGGGCGGGGTTTGTGGATCACGTTTCCTTCCCGCTGTACCGGCGGGAGGTTTTCGACCGGATCGGCCACTTCGACCCGGCGATGGTCAAGAACCAGGACGACGAGTTCAATTACCGTCTCCGCGCCCGCGGAGGCAAGATCTACTTCTCGCCGCAAATTCGCGCCTACTATTGGGTCCGCGAGAGCCTGCACGCGCTCTGGCGGCAGTACTTTCTCTACGGCCAATTCAAGGTCGAGGTCCTTCGCCGCCACCCCAGGCAGATGCAGCTCCGGCAGTTCCTGCCGCCGGCTTTCGTGGCCGGGGTAATCGCTGGGGTAGTTCTTTCGCCGATGTGGGCACCGGCTCGCTGGATCACCGGCCTCGCCTTGACCTGCTACGCCGGCTACGTCTTCCTCGGGACTGTATCCCTGGCGAAGCGGGCTCCCCTTCGGGTTCTGCAGCGCGTGCCCCTTGTTTTCGCCACTTTGCACTTCGCCTACGGCCTGGGCTTCCTGGCGGGGATTGCGAAGTTTCTTGTAGGGACAAGAGTGGCGCTCAGCCACAAGTGA
- a CDS encoding glycosyltransferase family 4 protein has protein sequence MAPVPEPRFDFRQLRVMVVTNLPNPQRGIHATQTALLADYLEREGAQVRRVTRQTRFILKTVDILCQLWLQRNSYDLIQIQTTPYHGFANTAVVIAAAQLLGKRVVSNYFTSAGPDFLEKHRRWAVPLLKRADAVVVASKYVQDRLASLGVRSVVIPHLVDYTDWPWRERTSLRPALLWVRRFHPECDPVTAIRAFQRIKARHPEASLTMVGDGPLLSPCRRLAQEANLRDVSFPGFVERKTLRGYYETADIFLHTARVDNQPQSLLEAMASGLAVVATRVGGVPELVEDGRCGLLVDPADAEAMAEAVDCLLERPQVALRMIHSARERIRSLDWPHLRPQWSQLYEAVLAGTEPCSKLGDIRTQQSARAPVATRRSEAEVPAMAAGTLQRRRRLSK, from the coding sequence ATGGCACCGGTTCCCGAGCCTCGCTTCGACTTTCGGCAACTCCGCGTGATGGTGGTGACAAATCTCCCGAATCCCCAGCGGGGGATCCACGCCACCCAAACCGCTCTCTTGGCCGATTACCTGGAGCGAGAGGGAGCCCAGGTACGGAGGGTGACTCGTCAGACGCGCTTCATCCTGAAGACGGTGGATATCCTCTGCCAGCTGTGGTTGCAGAGGAACAGCTACGACTTGATCCAGATTCAGACGACACCTTACCACGGCTTCGCGAACACGGCCGTCGTGATCGCTGCTGCTCAGCTCCTGGGAAAGCGAGTTGTCTCCAACTACTTTACCTCTGCGGGGCCCGATTTTCTCGAGAAGCACCGCAGGTGGGCTGTGCCCTTGTTGAAGCGCGCAGACGCCGTGGTGGTCGCCTCGAAGTACGTGCAGGATCGCCTCGCTTCGCTGGGGGTACGATCGGTCGTAATCCCACACCTCGTGGACTACACCGACTGGCCCTGGAGGGAGCGCACCTCCTTGCGTCCGGCCCTCCTCTGGGTCCGGCGATTTCACCCCGAGTGCGATCCCGTCACCGCCATCCGGGCTTTTCAGCGGATCAAGGCCAGGCACCCCGAAGCCTCTCTCACTATGGTGGGAGACGGCCCATTGCTCTCTCCGTGCCGCCGTCTGGCGCAGGAAGCGAATTTGCGCGACGTGTCTTTCCCGGGGTTCGTCGAGAGGAAAACCCTGCGTGGCTATTACGAGACAGCGGACATTTTCCTGCACACTGCACGCGTCGATAACCAACCCCAGTCCCTTCTGGAAGCGATGGCCTCAGGCCTCGCGGTCGTGGCTACCCGGGTGGGCGGCGTGCCGGAGCTGGTGGAGGACGGCCGCTGCGGGCTTCTCGTCGATCCCGCTGACGCTGAGGCTATGGCCGAGGCTGTCGATTGTCTGCTGGAGCGACCGCAGGTGGCGTTGCGGATGATCCACAGCGCACGCGAAAGGATACGATCGCTTGACTGGCCTCATCTCCGTCCTCAGTGGTCCCAGCTGTACGAAGCGGTCCTCGCGGGGACGGAGCCCTGCTCTAAGCTCGGCGACATTCGAACTCAGCAGAGCGCTCGAGCTCCAGTAGCAACCAGGCGCTCTGAAGCGGAAGTGCCAGCCATGGCGGCGGGAACCCTCCAAAGGCGCCGGAGGCTTTCCAAATGA